CTCAAAGCCATTGATGATGCAGTCAAGGATGGAGTTGATATCATTTCGATCTCGATTGGGATTGGTTCCCCGTTGTTTCAATCGGATTATTTGAATGACCCGATTGCCATTGGAGCATTCCATGCCCAACAAATGGGAGTTTTGGTTGTCTGCTCTGCTGGGAATGATGGCCCTGATCCTAACACTGTGGGGAATGTTGCTCCTTGGATTTTCACTGTTGCTGCTTCTAATATTGACAGGGATTTCCAGTCCACTGTGGTTCTTGGCAATGGCAAGACTTTTCAGGTAAGCTTCTATCTCTTTAATGGCTGCTAAGATCTAgatattgattataaatacGACCTGTAATGTACGTTCGATTTCTGTGTTTATATCGAAATTTAGGAAGctttttttgaatttcatagATCTGTTTTATACTATCTTCCAGGGAACTGCTATAAATCTCTCAAATCTTACTAGCTCAAAGACTTATCCTCTTGTATTTGGAAAGGACGCTGCTGCTAAATTCACACCCATATCAGAAGCCAGGTTCATAATATTCTAATCACTTTTGACTTGAAACTTTCAAACTTGCTTACTGTTTGAGAACGGTTTTATGCTTTCTAGAACAAAAAtcatgtaacagctcaagcccaccgctagcagatattgtcttctttaggctttcccttttggactttccctcaaggtttttaaaatgtgtctgctagagagaggttcccacacccttatgaagaatgcttcgtttccctttctaatcgaggtgggatctcacaatccaccccctttaggacccagcgtcctcgttggcgcTTGTACTTCTCTCcgatcaatgtgggatctcacaattcaccctcctttggggcccagtgtcctcgttggcacaccgctcgatgtctggctcaGATACCATCTGTAGccgcccaaacccaccactagtagatattgtccactttgggcttttccttttagggttctcctcaaggtttttaaaatacgtctgcttgagagaggtttccacacccttataaagaatgtttcgttcttctttccaactgatgtgggatctcacaaatcgAGTGAAACGTGTTCTTCTCTTAAATATTGTTTCCCTCGGTTTTCGTTCATGAATGACCTATTCTTTTAGAATAACTGAAGTTTTGCTTTACGGACTTGTAAATTGGGACTTCAAACGCGTAATGATTTTACATGTACGAGTCATCCATAACCGCTCATGAAAATAGTGTTGAAAACAAAAGCATACATCCATAACCTTATCGTTACATTGATTGCAGGAATTGTTATCCGGGATCATTGGATCGATCCAAAGTTGCAGGCAAGATCGTTGTTTGCGCCTCGGATGATTTTAGTACTTCAAGAACAATAAAGGAACTGGTTGTACAAGATGCTAAAGCCGTAGGGTTAATACTGATCAGTGAGGCATCAAAAACTGTGCCAATGGATTCAAACATTTTCCCATTTACACAAATTGGGAACTCAGAGGGTCTTCAAATTCTTGAATACATTAACTCCACCAAGTAGGCATCAGATTGAGCCATGTTTAAACCTTTATTCTGATATGATAgcgtcttcttctttcataaTCTCGAACATTACAGGAACCCAACAGCCACAATTCTCAGAACAGTGGAGGTTCGACGACTCAAACCTGCTCCGGTTGTGGCTTATTTCTCGTCGAGAGGGCCATCACCGCTTACTGAAAACATTCTTAAGGTCAAGCTCCTTCTGCACgtttttttattcaaagttAATACTGTGTCTTCTGTACATAAAGTAAACGATGGATGTTTAATTTACAATGCAGCCAGATATCATGGCTCCAGGAGTATCCATTTTAGCAGCTATAGCTCCGAAGAGCGATGCAGAAAGCGGTCCAATTGGTAAGAAGCCTTCCAATTATGCGATGAGATCCGGGACTTCGATGTCATGCCCACATGTAGCAGGTGCTGCTGCATTCGTCAAATCGGTTTATCACAATTGGAGTTCTTCCATGATCAAATCCGCTCTCATGACAACAGGTTACTTTTCTAAATCCCGAGTTCTGTAGTACTTTTAAGATGCATGAAAAGGGGGCTGATTCACTTTTCTTGATGAATATTATACCTATTTACAGCAACTCTGTATGATAATCAAAGGAAATTCATGAGAAATAGCACAAACAACCCTTCAAATCCACATGAGATGGGAGCTGGAGAAATCAGCCCCATAAAAGCTCTTAATCCTGGATTGGTTTACGAATCTACGAACGAAGATTATCTCCGTTTCCTCTGTTATTACGGGTATTCGAACAAGATCATAAGATCTGTGTCGAAACAAAACTTCAGCTGCCCGAAAACTTCGAAAGAATATCTTATCTCGAGTGTCAATTATCCATCCATCTCCATTAGCAAACTAGACAGAAAGGTAGCTGCTGGTAAAGTAGTAGTAGAAAGAACAGTGACAAATGTAGGAGCTCCAGACGCCACTTACATTGCCAAAGTTCATTCTTCAGAGGGTTTAATAGTGAAAGTTACCCCAAGTAAGATTGTTTTCACTGAGAAGGTAAAGAAAGTTACTTTCAAAGTCTCGTTTTACGGCAAGGAGGCTCGTAACGGTTACAACTTCGGGACGATAACGTGGCGGGACACTGCTCATTCGGTTAGAACGGTTTTTGCTGTAAATGTAGTGTAATTNtatatatatatatatatatatatatatatatatatatatatatatatatatatgttccTCTCCTACAAGAAAtaaggaaagaagaaatattgaGTGATAGTGTTATATAGCATTTTGTCTTTAACACCAATTTGTATGGTTTGTGTTTGGTTTGTAACTTCTATGATTCAAAAGAAgttttctcatttaatttcaataaaatatggAATTCTTAtgggttttttaatttattttgatcgTTATTTATgcattaattacaaatttagtgtCGGGTTTGTAAATTTATAAAGTgtcaaaattacaaatttacccctgaactttgaattttataaaggGTCGTATGTTTCACTTTTCGAATAGGAATCCATTTTTTGAAAGATTCTGGCTTTCGTGCTTTGGTGGGTCTCCGAGATCCTTTCGATAACCTATGTTGTATTGAAGGGATATCTATATGATCCGATTGATAGCATAAAGCCCGCGGTAGCAACAGAACCGGGGAAAGTATACAGAAAAGATAATTCTTTTCTATTACATCAGTATTAGATTAGTATTAGTTAATGATCTCGGCTCAATGAGTCCTTTCTCACATGATGAACTGTTTACACCAGTCCTCCGTTTTGTCTCTGTGGATCGAGGAGAAAGGGAGCTCGGCCCGAAGAGGATTGTAAAATGAGAGAAGCAAGGAGGTCAACCTCTTGGATTCTGGCAATGCAATGTAGTTCGACTCTCATGTCGATCGGAATGAATCATCATTCCCACGGAGGTAAATCTTttccttaattaattataaaatttaaagaataatatatttttagtttctaagTTTAGAGTATTATTTCTATTTGGtccttaaatttcaaaatattatacatTTAACCCTATATTTTGAggttagtttttatttaaaaatgtaaaatttaaaaaactatggtccaaaaagaaaataaactcaaaattgaGGATTAAAAATGCAAAGTTTTAGTGAATGATCTTCCGAAGTTAAATTTGCAGAGCGGAATCTTTAGCGCAGCAATGGCCGTCGAGTTAGCTCCGGTATCGAAATTTCTCTAACGGAGTCCTCCCTTTCCGGTTCCGATTCTCTTTCTCGACTACGTAGCATGATTGTTCCTTTAGGGTTCAATAAGATTTTCAAATATCGAACATCGATCGCTACTTTTTCTCATCGTCCCGGCGAAATCATTGAGTTTTTGTTGTGTAGTTCAGAAAATTGCTGCATTCGGAAGAACACAAGAGCTTTCAACAATGGCGGTGGTTTGGATCCCAAAGCTTCGTTTTCATTCTTCCGTGATATAGGTGCTGTGCGAAAGAATGTCACGTTCCTCGAGAAATGGAACCCTTCCTGTAATGGCGGCAATAGGTTTGGATCTGGTGTGGGGTATCGGTGGGTTCATTCAGATAATTCCGTCGCTACTTTAGAGAAAAGTGGAGGGGAATCTGCTATTGCTTCTACAGATGGAAGTAGTAgcgaggagaagaagaagacgaggaaGAAGCTGAAGGGTAAAAGAGCAGTCGTGAAGTGGCTCAAGTTTTTCaggtggaagaagaagaaagagtatGAGAGAATGACATCGGAAGAGAAGATTCTGTTCAAATTGAACAAGGTATTTTACTAACTTTCCCTTCTTGATTAGTACTTGACTTGACGTCTGTAaggtgtttgataaaatgttTGAGTGAAACCATAGTGCAATTTCGTTGAGAAATATCTGTAAGCAGCATATGGTAGAGACTAGAGAGATTATTCCTTACCAATGATGATTTGATTCAGCCAATTCCTGTAAATGCTAACTCGATCAAAGATTCTAGGAGGGTTTTAGTTTCTTTGGGGATATGATTTAGGCTTGGGCTATTGATCTTTGTGCTAAGTTGTCTATATGGCCTATAAACGAATGGATTGCATGAACAATCTTAGAAGGGAAGTGGCACTCGTTTTGGACGTCTCGAGTTGATGAATAAGATGATGCTTTGGATGTCCCAAGAAAAATTACTGGGTAGCTCTGCTCTGGAGAAAATATCAAATTGTAGAGGTCAATTatattgaatgaatgaataacTCTATCGcttgaagaaaattttatttatgtattgtgagatccgatatcggttagggaggagaacgaaacattctttataagggtttggaaacctttctctagcaaacgcgttttaaaaacctttaggggaagcccaaaaaggaaagcccaaagaggagaATTTATGCTAGGAGGGGAATTCTGCTATTCTttggagaagaagatcaaATTGTAGAGGTCAATTATATTGAATGCATGAACAACACTATTGTTTTCACTATTGTTTGAAGAAAAGTTTATTTATGTACtctgagatctcacatcggttagggaggagaacgaagcattctttataagggtgtggaaacgtttctctagcaaacacgttttaaaaacctttatgggaaacccaaaaaagaaagcccaaagaggagaATTTATGCTAGCAGGGAAGGAGAGGAGATCAAATCGTAGAGGTCAATTATATTGGATGCATGAACAACACTATTGTTTGAAGAAAAGTTTATTTGtgtactgtgagatcccacgtcagttgggaggagaatgaaacattctttttaagggtgtggaaacctctctctagcagacatgttttaaaaaccttgaggggaaacccgaaaaggaaagcctaaagaggacaatatctggttaTGGATTTGAGTTGTTAAGTGTACCCTGGTTATGGTTTATGTGAAGTGaagattcaaacttttgatCACTTTGTCTAAGATATATCCCGTGGCAACGTGAGCTATGCTTAGGTTTACTACTTAGATAAGATGAAATAACGTTGTTTCTACTTAGATTATTAGGAACAAACTATCATCCAACCTTGTTGTTTGCGATGATAGTAAATGTAACAGGAAGTTGAAGCTTGGTACATTTTGATGTCCCTCTCAAAGTCCAACTGCATTCCAGTTCTTGTAGTACATTTCATTTACTTGATCGACTTTAAAGAAGGAAGGTTTATAAACATTGTATTTTTTTGACTAATTTTCGGCTTCGATATAACAGGCGCGTCGAAAAGAGAAAAGGTTTGTTGAAGCTCTGGAAAAAATTGAGCCTGCTGCTTCATCAGATACAACCCATGATCCAGAGATATTGACACCAGAAGAACACTTCTACTTTCTGAAGATGGGTATCAAGGGAAAGAATTACGTGCCGGTTGGAAGACGTGGGATATTCCAGGGCGTCGTTTTGAATATGCATCTTCACTGGAAGAAGCATCAAACGGTGAAGGTGGTAGTAAAGACGTTTTCACCGGAAGAGGTCAAAGAGATCGCTGCAGAGCTAGCGAGATTGACCGGTGGTATGGTGCTTGACATTCATGAAGAGAATACCATAATCATGTATAGGGGGAAGAACTACTCGCAGCCACCCACAGAGATAATGTCCCCAagggtctctctctctcggaAGAAGGTTCGTATATGTATCACTATCTGCTGTTTGTTCCTTCTGTTCGACCCCGAATTTGTCGAAGAGATCGAAAATTACATGTTGTTATGCTCATGTCTGCAAGTAAATTGTTGACCCtgctcttttttctttcctttcggACGTGCAGGCTCTGGATAAATCGAAATATCGGGACGGCCTTCAGGCAGTGAGAAAGCATATTCCAAAACTCGAACAAGACCTCAGGTTATTACAATCACAGGCTAAACTGAGCTGCAAGAACAATGGCGATTCTGTTGAACATGTGCAAGAAACCATAAGCGACACAAGTAAATCCAAGGCTATGTCAAAGGATGCTGGAAGAGTTGGTGAACACTGGTCTGATGATTCTTCTCCTATGGATACAGGAATGAGTTCAGACTCGGAGGACTTGTCTGATATGTTTGAGACCGAGTCCGATACAGAAGCCGATGAGGAAATGGAAGAGCCTCCTCTATATCTGAAAGAGTTCGAAAAATTTGCAGGCGAAACTGCAGGCGAAACCGAAGATCTTCACGACCAACTTAGAGAGATATCCATGGACTCTAAGCAAGCGAAAATATTGGAGGAAGATGTCAATTCACCTGAATTCGACGCGGTCGATCGATTGTTCTTGCGTTCGGCATCACtgttgaagaagagaagaagatagaTAATGGCTTGCCAAATCTAGTAAGGTACGAATTGATATTTACAATGTTGTTGTTATATATGTTGTATTCCCAAGCTATTTTCTTCCGTCTGATTGCTGAGGTTATTGAGAATTGTCGAGATGCagccttataaggaatgtttggtTCCCTTCTCAaaccaacgtggaatctcataatctaccttACTTGGAGCTcggcgtcctcgctagcacattgcCCGATATCTAGctctaataatatttgtaacagcccaaatctACCGctagaatgtttcgttctcctcttcaattaatatgggatctcactaacatatttaagtttaaagtgcaatttaatgaaatttttggatTTACATATTTTCGTCTCACCACGATCTGACTTGGATTTTCGATTGAAATGTTAGCTCTAGGTTTTAGGCTGCTAATCTAGTGGGGGCAATTATCACTTTTGGAAGCACTTGCGATTGTTCGGctcacttgtcacaatcgcacacttgatggcagcggacttgcgattgtgcggcactcgctttccaacgacaagtgagctaagtcaattcgttcttacgttGTCTACGGCCACCCGACGTATACTCGAGCCTCTGACCTCGATTTaggaagaaggttttagaaaacgagggcagagagattttcaaaagaagaaaacgagagtagagagaaattttgaaaaactaggacagggagagattttcaaaagaagaaaacgagggcaggaGAGAGATTTTAACAGAGAtattatataagcaagcaagagaataACAACgataatgaaattttgtttgaaacatatttattaaaaaaatatatatttatttttaaaacatattttaaaattaaagttattaaaaagaagattaagaaccataatgaaattttgtttgaataataCAACCAAAAGTTGGGGGTTTAAACGGTAACCACGCCTTTAAAAAACCTCAAAAGTCAAAGGcagtttatttttaatttttaatttttaattttaattttaaaattttaattaattttaattttaaaattttaattaattttaaaattttcccgCGGACCCCGGCGTGCCTTAACAAACGCTGTCCCCTTTGCCCCACCATTCCCACCAAATTCACTCCTTCCTCCATTACTACTCCCATTTTCAaattcctctttctctctgttaTGTCCTCCGCCGATCccccttcctcctcctcctcctccgccgccgccgccgcttcCCCCGCCCACGCCGGCGTCGGCCTCGGCTACGGCATCGCCATCGCCGTCAGCATCCTCGTCTTCATCTCCACCATAATGCTCGTCTCCTACGCTTGCATTCGCGCCAAATCCACTCGCCCTAGACCTAGACCTTCCGCTCCTCTCCCCCCTCCCGCCGCCGACAATGTGGTGGTTCTCATGGTTGGATTAGACGGCTCCATCATCGAATCGTACCCTAAGTTGGTCCTCGGAGAGAGCCGCCGTCTCCCGGCCCCAAACCACGGCCCTTGCTCCATTTGCCTCTCCGATTACCAGCCCTACGATTCCGTCCGCTGCATTCCGGATTGCCGGCACTGTTTCCACTCCGCTTGCGTCGATGAATGGCTCCGGATGAGCGCCACTTGCCCCCTGTGTCGAAACTCCCCTGCTCCTACCCCTGTTGCTACTCCTCTCTCCGAATTCGCGCCTCTGGCTTCCAACGCCAGGTGATCCTCTTCCCTACATTTTCAGGTTAGGGCTTCCAAATTTTCTCCCTCAATTTGTGTCTGATTTACTCACAGATTCGTGTTCTATTgtatttcaaaatgtttttaataaatgtgtaCTAGTATCTTagattttgtgtctaataagtcAATATCATCAATTCTTTTAACACTTCATTTACATAAATTTTTGGACGGTAGAAATTACCCTTTaatttttcacatttattttttaaaaaacacatCTACCCTTCtctttttaatctttcatAAACGTTTcatatttatctttaaaaaaaaactttaaaatttcgATTTGATAcacaaagttcaaaatttatttaaaattattataaaatatgaacactaaatatatagatttaaaaatcttTGAGTGTGAAACTTATAGTCGAATAGATCGGtagaattataattaaattttgtacaatttttatgaaataattagaaattctttccttcctcttctCTATGATTGTCCATTTTTCTTGGTTACTACAAAATTTTACATTAGAAAAATCGAGTCAATGTAATCAACGATAATTTATagttatttgaaatataatttaacgAATAACCTACTAATAGTCTAATAAAAGATCTCGAGCTTATAtgattgataatattttttaatagtttaattgAGTTGTTGAGTTAATGGAAGCCTGTGATTCCATTGAagtttgtgaaaaaaaaaaaaaaaaaaacttagaaattgaaaattgattttcccTAAGTTGTGTTCATGAAAGTCAGCCGGATTTTGTGCTGCATTGTTTATTCACTCTTGTTCAAATTCCAACACTACTTTACTTCTATATAAATGGTTCATTAATTAGGAtcattctctctcctcccctctctctctagtattttatactttttttatataaatagttCAAAGTTTTAGATGAAAATGATCTCCATGACACCAGGTAAATTTGATGCTCGATTGATTTTCTACTTCTTCCACCAataccaaaatatatatatatatataaaagtaatttGGGACATTCTCCATTACCATTCATTATGCACCTATTTAATTAGGACCGAATGAATCTACATGTATATATTATGCATGTATTTATATATGGACATGTATCTATTTATACATGTATCTACTACTGATCTTTCAACAAATTAAGATCTAAGATCTTTCAACAAATTAAGATCTAGAATCGTGGTCAtgatctaaattaaaaatttagatctACACACTATTTTAAGTTACAACTATATCTTTATAGGCTCTggtttttgtataatttttaagggaaaaataaataaataaaaagttaaataagttttgtttaattaattttttctttcattttaaaagaaattattttagtgCTAATTTGActtttgtgaatttttatttatttgattctttaAAGTATTTAATGAGTTTATGAACATAGatacataaatttttaattctctaaaGTCCTTTCtcttattcaatatttttaaatttttatgaatttattccATACAAAATTGagagacataaaaattaattttatatatttagtatATTACTTGATGTGATGTCTTACCTTACAATAATTTAGTGAAaaatcacattttaaaaatcacaaTAACTGTATATGCTTTTGTGTTTGCATTTGACCAATATTGTTGAGACCACACAATTAGATattgaaatattctttttccatttttcttaaaatatgaaTCACATTGTGCTTAGTTGAAGTCGTGGTTGATATTcgtttgcttttttttttttttttNttttttttttttttttttttttttttttttttttttttttttttttttttttttttttgtagaagTATAAGTGTTTGTAGGGTTCACGGGGCACAATAAAGTGTCAACGAGCAACGTTCACACAAAATCTAAACGTAGAAGTGCATATCAAGCCGTGGTTGATATTCAACCATAGTCTAAGTGTTAGGTTGGTTGATATTcactttctatttttatttttatttttacaaaattctctatttattttcgtGAGATTAAGAGATTTCATATAAAGAATTTgtacataattttttctattttaaatatttttatataccTTTCAAAGtactctttaattaataatttttcatttttcaatctaatttctattaaaattttaaaatattcttataaggttaataatattttaaaagaaaaaatataatgttcaaatatcaaattaaaattttaatattacaatataatCGAGCACCTCTTACATTTCCAACGAATAAAAGACAAAAGTAATGGGcacaaatatgaaaataggGTACAAATGTGAATGCTAACGAATTTTTGGGACCATACAGTGACTTCGAGAGTTCTTTTGCATGGGAATTTGGAACCTTTTCCTTGTAATAGCCCCAAATTCATTACGTTACagtccttttttcttttaatttactcAACTCAAGCCCAGTTCTAggagatattatctgttttgacAGTTCGAGTAGattttgtctgttttgacctgTTATATACTGTCATCagtctcaaagttttaaaatatatattaaagtgaGATTTTCACCCCTCACCCAATGTctctagctttgatatcatttgtaacagctcaagtatatattaaagtgAGATTTTCACATCTCAGCCAATGtctctggctttgatatcatttgtaacagctcaagcaaacctcacagttttaaaacgcgtgtaTTTGAGAGAGGTTTCGGCagcttataataaatattttgttctaagAAATATGGTTGAGAATTAGGGAAAAGTTTTTATTAACTTTactaaatgataatgaaaataagaactagatgtgtttttttttttacggtaGAGCAAGGATAGATAACATTCACCGTCCACGGCGGAGGGGATCCAAGGATTCACTGGAAAACGTTGTTAATGCTGCTTGATGAAGCGAGCGATTCCGGCGAAGAGGTGGTCCGATGCGGCAGCTGTTTCGGGGTCCATTTTGAGGGCGATCTTGTTGAGATAGAAGCTATGTCCCATTCCTTTGCTCATCAGAATCTCTACTTCTTTATTTGCTGCCTTCATTGCTTTGTAATACTCCATTTCGGTGTCGATGATCAGATCCTTCTCTGCGATGCACAGAAGAAATGGCGGCAGATTTAGGGTTTCAAGCGGCGGCGCGTTGGCTCCCATTGGACATGTAATTGGATGATCCTTCGTACTCCCTTCCGGTAGTGCGAGGCTCAGAAATTTGTCTACCATATCCAGAGTCAAGAACGGCGATTGTGGATTCTCGATCTCCGACTTGCTTCGTTCGGCTCGAACGAAACCAGGATGAATCGGAATTCCACCGGCGAGTTTCACTGGAGCGAGATCGGCTTCTCCGGCTAGGGCAGCGACAGAGTGAACAAGATTTCCGCCAGAGCTATCTCCGATTAGGAAAACGCGATTGAAATCCGCATTTTCGGTAATCCAAGGCTCGATTTCGTGACCTAGAGCCACCGATTGCAACCACCTGAGAGCGGAGAAGCCGTCGTCAACAGCCGCGGGAAGACGATGCTCTGGCGCTCGGCGAAGGTAAACAGACACACAAATTGCTTCGGCGGATTTCACGAGGTCAGTATAAGTATGATAATACATAAACCAATCCGCTTCGCTAATACAAAATCCACCGCCGTGAAAATGAACAACAACCGGCAATTTCTCTCCGCCGCCGCTGCATTTCACCTCAGGCAGATAAATCCGAACACAGAGACCGGACTCCCGATCAATCACCAAGTCGCGAACGGCGACTCCATCGATGAAGTCGTCGTGAGGCGGCACAGACTCCGCCACAAACTTGACCTCCGGCGGTCCAGTCCAGGTCCGGTCGACGGAGCCGTCGTCGAAAAGCCTGAGCCAGCCAGAGACGTCGAGAATTACGCTCTTTCCATTCGTCATCGGATCTGTCTGAACAAAAACAGAGTTTCTGAAGAAGAGGATCGAATTGGAAAAGAAAgtgtgaagaagatgaagaacaatggATTGGTTTATATAAGAACTGGAAATTGGAATGAACACAGAGAGGAAATTACTGACGCAATTTCAGGTTAGTTCCTCTGAAAATCACCATTACTTTTCTCTGCAAATTCCTTCTTGTTTTCTGTCGCTTTCATTGTtggtgaaatatttttatcattataatttagataatatttgacaataaaaaataaaataaataatatttttgtgaagttttttttttttttttttttttttgttaattattttatttttatagaaaaattattaaaattttagttttaattaataatgaaccctaatttcttaattaattatacttaTTAGTTAAGTAATTAATAGTTTTAGTAAATAAGTAatctattttttcatttctaaaaacgaactattattaatttatttaatttaaacaattaattacatattagttaattaattcacaaataaattaagagaatatatatatatatatatatattttctttctttctttaaatgAAGTCTATACCTAAAAAAGATCAATTctgattttttgaaaatactaaaaattacaaaattggctttttttttcttttttcttttttctttttttttggaaattcggaaattaaaatacaaattttttcaaaagacttccaaatttttatttatttagttctaaactttcataaaaaatcATGAATTCATTAAAACTTGAgttatatacataaaatttaaatcta
The nucleotide sequence above comes from Cucurbita pepo subsp. pepo cultivar mu-cu-16 chromosome LG11, ASM280686v2, whole genome shotgun sequence. Encoded proteins:
- the LOC111806164 gene encoding probable carboxylesterase 15 — encoded protein: MTNGKSVILDVSGWLRLFDDGSVDRTWTGPPEVKFVAESVPPHDDFIDGVAVRDLVIDRESGLCVRIYLPEVKCSGGGEKLPVVVHFHGGGFCISEADWFMYYHTYTDLVKSAEAICVSVYLRRAPEHRLPAAVDDGFSALRWLQSVALGHEIEPWITENADFNRVFLIGDSSGGNLVHSVAALAGEADLAPVKLAGGIPIHPGFVRAERSKSEIENPQSPFLTLDMVDKFLSLALPEGSTKDHPITCPMGANAPPLETLNLPPFLLCIAEKDLIIDTEMEYYKAMKAANKEVEILMSKGMGHSFYLNKIALKMDPETAAASDHLFAGIARFIKQH
- the LOC111804992 gene encoding uncharacterized CRM domain-containing protein At3g25440, chloroplastic isoform X2, coding for MIVPLGFNKIFKYRTSIATFSHRPGEIIEFLLCSSENCCIRKNTRAFNNGGGLDPKASFSFFRDIGAVRKNVTFLEKWNPSCNGGNRFGSGVGYRWVHSDNSVATLEKSGGESAIASTDGSSSEEKKKTRKKLKGKRAVVKWLKFFRWKKKKEYERMTSEEKILFKLNKARRKEKRFVEALEKIEPAASSDTTHDPEILTPEEHFYFLKMGIKGKNYVPVGRRGIFQGVVLNMHLHWKKHQTVKVVVKTFSPEEVKEIAAELARLTGGMVLDIHEENTIIMYRGKNYSQPPTEIMSPRVSLSRKKALDKSKYRDGLQAVRKHIPKLEQDLRLLQSQAKLSCKNNGDSVEHVQETISDTRMSSDSEDLSDMFETESDTEADEEMEEPPLYLKEFEKFAGETAGETEDLHDQLREISMDSKQAKILEEDVNSPEFDAVDRLFLRSASLLKKRRR
- the LOC111805932 gene encoding CO(2)-response secreted protease-like, with the translated sequence MASFLHLLLLLLLHLLPPSLSATPSAIAALQNLPLKHYVVYMGGGSSSSNEEHEETAGELDFLQLLSSVNPRRREKERGSRDLIHQYHHAFKGFSAMLTEEEASSLSGIDGIVSVFPDPTLQLHTTRSWDFLNSISGLRPPTPLPPPHSYASSSDVVVGIIDTGIWPESQSFNDEGIGEIPSKWKGVCMEAPDFKKSNCNRKLIGARYYNVVEPNGNDSRGSVPKGTPRDSLGHGTHTSSIAAGARVPNASYFGLARGTARGGGIPSTRIASYKVCAGVGCSGAAILKAIDDAVKDGVDIISISIGIGSPLFQSDYLNDPIAIGAFHAQQMGVLVVCSAGNDGPDPNTVGNVAPWIFTVAASNIDRDFQSTVVLGNGKTFQGTAINLSNLTSSKTYPLVFGKDAAAKFTPISEARNCYPGSLDRSKVAGKIVVCASDDFSTSRTIKELVVQDAKAVGLILISEASKTVPMDSNIFPFTQIGNSEGLQILEYINSTKNPTATILRTVEVRRLKPAPVVAYFSSRGPSPLTENILKPDIMAPGVSILAAIAPKSDAESGPIGKKPSNYAMRSGTSMSCPHVAGAAAFVKSVYHNWSSSMIKSALMTTATLYDNQRKFMRNSTNNPSNPHEMGAGEISPIKALNPGLVYESTNEDYLRFLCYYGYSNKIIRSVSKQNFSCPKTSKEYLISSVNYPSISISKLDRKVAAGKVVVERTVTNVGAPDATYIAKVHSSEGLIVKVTPSKIVFTEKVKKVTFKVSFYGKEARNGYNFGTITWRDTAHSVRTVFAVNVV
- the LOC111804992 gene encoding uncharacterized CRM domain-containing protein At3g25440, chloroplastic isoform X1; this encodes MIVPLGFNKIFKYRTSIATFSHRPGEIIEFLLCSSENCCIRKNTRAFNNGGGLDPKASFSFFRDIGAVRKNVTFLEKWNPSCNGGNRFGSGVGYRWVHSDNSVATLEKSGGESAIASTDGSSSEEKKKTRKKLKGKRAVVKWLKFFRWKKKKEYERMTSEEKILFKLNKARRKEKRFVEALEKIEPAASSDTTHDPEILTPEEHFYFLKMGIKGKNYVPVGRRGIFQGVVLNMHLHWKKHQTVKVVVKTFSPEEVKEIAAELARLTGGMVLDIHEENTIIMYRGKNYSQPPTEIMSPRVSLSRKKALDKSKYRDGLQAVRKHIPKLEQDLRLLQSQAKLSCKNNGDSVEHVQETISDTSKSKAMSKDAGRVGEHWSDDSSPMDTGMSSDSEDLSDMFETESDTEADEEMEEPPLYLKEFEKFAGETAGETEDLHDQLREISMDSKQAKILEEDVNSPEFDAVDRLFLRSASLLKKRRR
- the LOC111805491 gene encoding putative RING-H2 finger protein ATL69, producing MSSADPPSSSSSSAAAAASPAHAGVGLGYGIAIAVSILVFISTIMLVSYACIRAKSTRPRPRPSAPLPPPAADNVVVLMVGLDGSIIESYPKLVLGESRRLPAPNHGPCSICLSDYQPYDSVRCIPDCRHCFHSACVDEWLRMSATCPLCRNSPAPTPVATPLSEFAPLASNAR